One Turneriella parva DSM 21527 genomic region harbors:
- the panB gene encoding 3-methyl-2-oxobutanoate hydroxymethyltransferase, translated as MMNIHDFTKKKLAGEKISVVTCYDHAFARLVARTSIDAILVGDSLGNVVQGLPNTLAVNVDDMIYHARAVRRGAPQAFIVVDMPFMSYQTSVEKALENAGRIIKETGADAVKLEGGKAILPQVRALVEAGIPVMGHLGFTPQSLLAFGGYKVQGKGDAAAETLLSDAVALEKAGAFAVVLEMVPAAVAEKVSKACTLATIGIGAGTATDGQVLVITDLLGMDPDFAPRFVRKYANLSSDILSALENYAAEVRDVRFPSEKETFH; from the coding sequence ATCATGAACATACACGACTTTACGAAAAAGAAACTGGCGGGTGAAAAAATTTCCGTCGTCACCTGTTACGACCACGCGTTCGCGCGGCTCGTGGCGCGCACCTCAATCGACGCGATTCTGGTCGGTGATTCGCTTGGCAATGTTGTGCAAGGGCTGCCGAATACGCTCGCGGTGAACGTCGACGACATGATCTACCACGCGCGCGCGGTTCGGCGCGGCGCGCCGCAGGCTTTTATCGTCGTCGACATGCCGTTCATGTCTTACCAGACCAGCGTTGAAAAAGCGCTCGAGAATGCCGGGCGCATCATCAAAGAAACCGGCGCCGACGCCGTGAAACTTGAAGGCGGCAAGGCCATTCTGCCGCAGGTGCGCGCGCTCGTCGAAGCAGGCATACCCGTCATGGGTCATCTTGGTTTCACGCCGCAATCGCTGCTGGCTTTCGGCGGATATAAAGTGCAGGGCAAGGGTGACGCCGCTGCTGAGACACTTCTGAGCGATGCCGTGGCACTTGAAAAAGCCGGAGCATTCGCTGTGGTGCTTGAAATGGTGCCGGCCGCTGTTGCAGAAAAAGTGAGCAAGGCCTGCACGCTGGCAACGATCGGTATAGGTGCGGGCACCGCAACCGACGGGCAGGTTCTCGTCATCACCGACCTTTTGGGTATGGACCCTGATTTCGCGCCGCGGTTTGTGCGTAAATATGCCAACCTCAGCTCAGATATTCTCAGCGCGCTCGAAAATTACGCCGCCGAGGTGCGCGATGTCAGGTTTCCGTCAGAGAAGGAAACATTCCACTGA
- a CDS encoding DEAD/DEAH box helicase, with the protein MQGKLNFDMSPEAFDQKGTVLHTLTGGSEELQIAIRMPATPGEPAAAEAAQTGYFSRLWALMQRYYRDPLAVFSSSRTMLLPHQVEAALKVVSASRPRFLIADEVGLGKTIEAGLILKELKLKHGYRKILIVVPSPLMAQWQQELRTKFAEEFTILNGDAMRKPAALQNGNQFLVSIDLAKDERYLDQFLGANFDLVVFDEAHRLRRDANTVTQAWHFANAMSSAVEGFLLLSATPFRGKLEEIFFLIQLIDPDILGPLATFQTQFAEDASLLRDRLAPVVIRRRKIDVGGFTKRFAKTVKIDLGREEREFYDRTTEYVKTEFNRALSRGENLKSFIMIVFQKLLDSSPYALLRALDGRRARLEGLYFRVMHEIAESDDVMEAVREFQEEEGFEEAGVINPQEVRQEIQHLTHLAVLGRKIESDSKLKHLQKTLKTMRGMGHQKFVIFTQFKSTLEYLADNLKGYRVAGFHGGLNFEQKEAAIRSFFEDTDILICTEAGGEGRNLQIAACLINYDLPWSPLKLEQRIGRIHRFGQVRDVHIVNFACRDTVAERVVEVLEEKIRLFENALGPSDTLLGAFESEYKFGRSLMAFLGAKKTRREHNEELERSLFLAKENLRNVDRLISTEHMSFNLAAFRHAHDSEEGRQSGSALKSLITDYSAAAGMTVKADSTVVELREPAHENGKNRIVRRGTFDHDLATKRVDLEFFAFGHEYIDRCAAEILAASEKSPVVKLTAKHDGMLFFMSLTLELDKRYKRMYRVYVPRHERDDALLEEICSLVAVATAIPAEIDAGYLKAVTLRAIEKLEAEIREDVKTIIAKVRPSESYWHKRIVDSAEARKSQIEERLEIQRGKLRWYGDKFAGSVTKIAGEKRRSELDAYERLQRSDSRLKPRIIIDVKKVCILSSAH; encoded by the coding sequence ATGCAGGGAAAACTCAACTTTGACATGAGTCCTGAGGCCTTTGACCAGAAGGGCACGGTGCTGCACACGCTCACGGGCGGCAGCGAAGAGTTGCAGATTGCAATCCGCATGCCGGCGACGCCCGGCGAGCCCGCCGCAGCCGAGGCTGCTCAGACCGGATATTTTTCCCGCCTCTGGGCCCTGATGCAGCGTTATTACCGCGATCCGCTTGCGGTTTTTTCTTCGTCGCGCACGATGCTGCTGCCGCACCAGGTCGAAGCTGCGCTCAAGGTTGTTTCGGCTTCGCGGCCGCGCTTTCTGATCGCCGATGAGGTGGGGCTTGGCAAAACGATCGAGGCCGGCCTCATATTAAAAGAGCTGAAACTCAAGCACGGCTACCGCAAAATTCTGATCGTCGTACCTTCGCCGCTCATGGCGCAGTGGCAGCAAGAGCTGCGCACGAAGTTTGCCGAAGAATTCACGATTCTCAATGGCGATGCGATGCGCAAGCCGGCGGCATTGCAGAACGGCAACCAGTTTCTGGTGTCGATCGACCTCGCGAAAGACGAGCGCTACCTCGACCAGTTTCTGGGCGCAAATTTCGATCTGGTAGTTTTCGACGAGGCGCACCGGCTGCGGCGCGATGCAAACACAGTGACTCAGGCATGGCACTTTGCGAATGCGATGAGCTCGGCAGTCGAAGGCTTTCTTTTGCTCTCGGCGACGCCATTTCGCGGCAAACTCGAAGAAATATTCTTTTTGATTCAGCTGATCGACCCCGATATTCTGGGGCCGCTCGCGACGTTTCAGACGCAGTTCGCTGAGGATGCATCGCTCTTACGCGACAGGCTTGCCCCTGTGGTTATTCGCCGCAGAAAAATCGATGTCGGCGGCTTCACCAAAAGATTTGCCAAAACGGTAAAGATCGATCTCGGCCGTGAAGAGCGAGAGTTCTATGACCGCACGACCGAATATGTCAAGACGGAGTTTAACCGAGCGCTTTCACGCGGTGAAAATCTGAAATCGTTTATCATGATCGTTTTTCAGAAGCTGCTCGATTCGTCGCCTTACGCTCTGCTGCGCGCGCTCGATGGCCGCCGCGCCCGGCTCGAAGGGCTTTATTTTCGTGTCATGCATGAAATCGCCGAGAGCGACGATGTCATGGAAGCGGTACGCGAGTTTCAAGAAGAAGAGGGCTTTGAAGAGGCCGGTGTTATCAATCCGCAAGAGGTGCGCCAGGAAATTCAGCACCTGACGCATCTCGCGGTGCTCGGGCGCAAAATCGAATCAGACAGCAAACTGAAGCACCTGCAGAAAACGCTCAAGACCATGCGAGGTATGGGGCACCAGAAGTTTGTCATTTTCACGCAGTTCAAGTCGACGCTTGAATACCTGGCTGACAACCTCAAGGGATATCGGGTTGCCGGCTTTCACGGTGGCTTAAACTTCGAACAGAAAGAAGCGGCGATACGGAGCTTCTTTGAAGACACCGATATTCTCATCTGTACCGAGGCTGGTGGCGAGGGCCGCAACCTGCAGATTGCCGCGTGCCTCATCAACTACGACCTGCCCTGGAGCCCCCTCAAGCTCGAGCAGCGCATCGGGCGCATACACCGTTTCGGTCAGGTGCGCGACGTGCACATCGTCAACTTTGCCTGCCGCGACACCGTCGCCGAGCGCGTCGTCGAAGTGCTCGAAGAAAAGATACGGCTCTTTGAAAATGCTCTCGGGCCGTCTGATACGTTGCTGGGGGCATTTGAGAGCGAATATAAGTTTGGCCGCAGCCTTATGGCCTTTTTGGGAGCCAAAAAAACCAGGCGCGAACACAACGAAGAACTCGAACGCAGCCTCTTTCTGGCAAAAGAAAATCTGCGCAACGTCGACCGGCTCATCTCTACCGAGCACATGAGCTTTAATCTCGCAGCGTTCAGGCATGCACACGACAGCGAAGAGGGGCGGCAAAGCGGCAGCGCGCTGAAATCGCTGATCACCGACTATTCGGCCGCAGCAGGCATGACGGTCAAGGCCGACTCAACGGTGGTAGAGCTGCGCGAGCCGGCTCACGAGAACGGCAAGAATCGCATCGTGCGCCGGGGCACGTTTGATCATGACCTGGCCACGAAGCGGGTCGATCTCGAATTTTTCGCCTTTGGGCATGAATACATCGATCGCTGTGCCGCAGAAATTCTCGCGGCATCAGAAAAATCGCCGGTCGTGAAGCTCACTGCGAAACACGATGGCATGCTGTTCTTCATGTCGCTCACCCTTGAACTCGACAAACGCTATAAGCGTATGTACCGGGTCTACGTGCCGCGGCACGAGCGCGACGATGCGCTGCTCGAAGAGATATGCAGCCTCGTGGCAGTGGCAACCGCCATACCCGCAGAAATCGACGCCGGGTATTTAAAAGCCGTGACTCTCAGGGCGATCGAGAAGCTCGAAGCCGAGATACGCGAAGACGTGAAGACGATCATTGCAAAAGTCAGGCCGTCTGAAAGTTATTGGCATAAACGCATCGTCGATTCGGCCGAAGCGCGCAAGTCCCAGATCGAAGAGCGCCTGGAGATACAACGCGGCAAATTGCGCTGGTACGGCGATAAATTTGCGGGTTCAGTGACCAAGATTGCGGGCGAAAAGCGCCGCAGCGAACTCGATGCCTATGAGCGCCTGCAGAGAAGCGATTCACGCCTCAAACCCCGCATCATCATTGATGTAAAAAAGGTTTGCATATTGTCGTCGGCGCACTAA
- a CDS encoding SDR family NAD(P)-dependent oxidoreductase, with translation MAHQKRVALVTGSSRGLGLAIAQQLVARGFIVILNGRDTSRLKTAAAAFKSGEVATTAGDVAAHAFAANLTKTLKALKIDHIDLVVHNAGINHMGNIKETKPANAAETLRVNALSVIHLAQAARALLEKSADPRFVLVSSLMQYFAMPARSVYAASKASAELFVGAWELELKAEKSPIRVQIFRPAGIETGFHANTKTDGDSPRSEVSRMPPEKVAAELMKLIDSTRRELAPGFMNRIVAFVARHFPALTRRLMLRRHLKSLR, from the coding sequence ATGGCGCACCAAAAGCGCGTCGCCCTCGTCACGGGTTCAAGCCGGGGGCTGGGCCTGGCGATTGCGCAGCAGCTGGTCGCGCGCGGCTTCATTGTTATTCTGAATGGGCGCGACACCAGTCGGTTGAAGACTGCAGCCGCCGCTTTCAAGTCCGGTGAGGTTGCGACAACCGCCGGTGACGTTGCAGCACACGCGTTCGCGGCGAATCTGACCAAGACTCTCAAAGCCTTAAAAATTGACCACATCGATCTTGTGGTGCACAATGCGGGCATTAACCATATGGGTAACATCAAAGAGACAAAGCCCGCCAACGCTGCCGAGACGCTGCGGGTGAATGCTCTGTCGGTGATTCATCTGGCGCAGGCCGCCCGGGCGCTGCTTGAAAAATCGGCTGACCCGCGCTTCGTGCTGGTCTCGAGCCTCATGCAATATTTTGCAATGCCGGCGCGCAGCGTCTATGCTGCGAGCAAGGCATCGGCCGAGCTCTTCGTCGGCGCGTGGGAGCTCGAACTCAAAGCTGAGAAAAGCCCGATTCGGGTGCAGATTTTTCGGCCCGCAGGCATTGAAACCGGATTTCACGCAAATACAAAGACAGACGGTGATTCACCGCGCTCTGAGGTGTCACGCATGCCGCCCGAAAAAGTGGCGGCAGAACTCATGAAATTGATTGATTCAACCCGGCGCGAGCTGGCGCCGGGGTTTATGAACCGCATCGTGGCGTTCGTGGCGCGGCATTTTCCCGCACTCACACGCCGCCTCATGCTGCGGCGGCATCTGAAATCGCTTCGCTGA
- a CDS encoding ribonuclease H-like domain-containing protein — protein MTHDSLKARLNAYRSPAKPAPASAREQSVSPTAFELHESLHTLHPLSRTSLSLPQQVAVDFATDIDSSELLFFDLESTGLGSGEETYPFLIGAAGVNESETRLRLLFAPSPFEEADILKTFITLARQKTLVTFNGKSFDWPLVARRAQRYGILTQGAGERHIDLYHLIRRIYPEKPARLMDAEARLLGFTREGDVRGAEVAQAYFEYLHLGQSDLKEKIIHHNSIDVLSLVSLMKMVSDVFVAAREGVTGWAYKVHRHKSATPDDARVLLLARGLENLDARDLDLLSETYRKEKHYHAAARLALKSYRKGHAAAVVKAVKNLRRLNGKHASVRRIVRHALAREDERVQRQLLPYTED, from the coding sequence GTGACTCACGATTCACTTAAGGCGCGACTAAACGCCTATCGCTCACCGGCCAAACCCGCGCCGGCATCTGCACGTGAGCAGAGCGTCTCCCCCACGGCGTTCGAACTGCATGAATCTCTACACACTCTGCATCCGCTGTCGCGCACGAGCCTCAGCCTGCCCCAGCAGGTCGCGGTAGATTTTGCGACCGACATCGACTCGTCTGAGCTGCTCTTCTTCGACCTCGAGTCAACCGGGCTCGGTTCGGGTGAAGAAACGTATCCCTTCTTGATTGGCGCAGCGGGGGTGAATGAATCAGAAACGAGGCTCAGGCTGCTGTTTGCTCCTTCGCCGTTCGAGGAGGCGGATATCCTTAAAACATTTATCACTCTCGCACGGCAAAAGACGCTCGTGACATTCAACGGCAAATCTTTCGACTGGCCGCTTGTGGCGCGGCGCGCGCAGCGTTATGGCATTCTGACTCAAGGCGCAGGCGAACGCCATATAGATCTCTACCACCTGATTCGCCGCATCTATCCCGAAAAGCCCGCTCGCCTCATGGACGCCGAGGCCCGCCTGCTGGGCTTTACCCGGGAAGGCGATGTACGCGGCGCCGAAGTCGCGCAGGCGTATTTTGAATACCTGCATCTTGGCCAGAGCGATCTGAAAGAGAAGATCATTCACCACAACAGCATCGACGTACTTTCTCTCGTGAGCCTCATGAAAATGGTATCAGACGTTTTTGTCGCCGCGCGCGAGGGTGTCACCGGCTGGGCCTACAAGGTGCATCGCCACAAAAGTGCCACGCCAGACGATGCACGCGTGCTGCTGCTCGCACGCGGTCTCGAAAACCTCGATGCACGCGATCTCGACCTGCTGAGCGAAACCTACAGAAAAGAAAAGCATTACCATGCCGCAGCGCGGCTGGCGCTCAAAAGTTACCGCAAGGGCCACGCGGCGGCGGTCGTCAAAGCTGTAAAGAACCTGAGGCGTCTAAACGGCAAACACGCGAGCGTGCGGCGAATTGTGCGCCATGCTCTGGCGCGCGAAGACGAGCGTGTGCAGCGCCAGCTGTTGCCCTATACAGAAGATTGA
- a CDS encoding YhjD/YihY/BrkB family envelope integrity protein, with translation MSRTPKPGLIVRTKEFFLKTLSGDFDDTRKFQKRLQASIMFGIAAFKKFLQDEVLLRSASISYAIVVSFVPTLVVVMMLGSRFIDMEAYFARANDFVRMSGMQINLDPYFNVIREFLKNAGAIGGIGFLVLLFSATSVLRNIEDSINKIWRVTRKRPMFQKISGFIMVMVFGPAVLAVGISYAQWMLAQFSSPNFKQVRVLQDTVQILGDKHVFLVQSDKGKPYKEKNILPNIDYDAENAVVVLDHEKNVVVDQSQTDIYQSAARADKGQLQKAIFVDFARTNNREILITDGGVILVSKDGGAIYHAKKFYTLEDDRVKDVVLRRIQFITDRQGLIIGNDGLLLKTVDGGDTWKPAYQANVRSNLRQVARVRAGLWAVLGEEGVALTTSDGGETFAPYTPLTQAMKNKNASLTGMAIADNGIGFAVGEAGLMLMTRDSGNTWRSLAMAESLFFQDVAVAPDGMAIAVGLDGLIRYSQFLPDGSVQWRIEKGRSDVDLQAVRYYAKESRFLIVGDHYQMIMQQHDGTNNAAMKDFKIIQKAPIWRRLISAAGNLLIPFAVIFILFYLVYKIIPYTAVAAKSAAYGATFTSIALVIFILAYKFYVTNFSKGTAALYGTLALVPLTLLMLYVSALIILFGAEIAFFTQYPQLFRMSKKKTLDERHKRQLWYGLSILHKLADSFNHGRNDCTSEILLKHCGGDQEEFGFIIGRLQERGYVTETDDHHWLLAMNPDLISVSTLVEDLDPSDYSIPEYNAKNAFMRTTKGYFDQLEANRGKVFRKVTLSQLMAEK, from the coding sequence ATGTCACGCACACCCAAGCCCGGTCTTATCGTTCGAACGAAAGAGTTCTTTCTCAAAACGCTATCTGGTGATTTTGACGACACCCGCAAGTTTCAGAAGCGCCTGCAGGCTTCGATTATGTTTGGCATCGCCGCGTTCAAAAAGTTTCTGCAAGACGAAGTCTTGCTGCGCAGCGCCTCGATCAGCTATGCGATCGTCGTCAGCTTCGTGCCGACTCTCGTGGTCGTGATGATGCTCGGTTCACGTTTCATTGACATGGAAGCCTATTTTGCGCGGGCAAACGATTTTGTGCGCATGAGCGGCATGCAAATCAATCTCGACCCTTACTTTAACGTCATCAGAGAGTTTTTGAAAAATGCCGGCGCAATCGGTGGCATTGGATTTCTCGTTTTACTGTTTTCTGCAACGAGCGTGCTGCGCAATATTGAAGATTCGATCAACAAGATCTGGCGTGTAACACGCAAACGGCCGATGTTCCAGAAAATTTCTGGGTTTATTATGGTGATGGTTTTCGGCCCCGCCGTGCTCGCCGTCGGTATCAGCTATGCGCAGTGGATGCTCGCGCAATTCTCGTCGCCGAACTTCAAGCAGGTGCGAGTGCTGCAAGATACGGTGCAGATATTGGGCGACAAGCACGTCTTTTTGGTGCAGAGCGACAAGGGCAAACCCTACAAAGAAAAGAATATTCTGCCGAATATCGACTACGATGCAGAAAACGCCGTCGTGGTTCTCGATCATGAAAAGAATGTGGTTGTCGATCAATCACAGACTGATATCTACCAGAGCGCCGCGCGTGCAGACAAAGGCCAGCTGCAGAAGGCCATATTCGTCGATTTCGCCAGAACGAATAACCGTGAAATTCTGATCACCGACGGTGGCGTGATTTTGGTGAGCAAAGACGGCGGCGCCATCTACCATGCGAAAAAATTCTACACACTTGAAGACGACCGGGTCAAAGACGTGGTGCTCAGGCGAATTCAATTTATCACCGATCGGCAGGGCCTGATCATTGGTAACGATGGTCTGCTGCTCAAAACCGTCGACGGCGGCGATACCTGGAAACCGGCCTATCAGGCCAATGTGCGCAGTAATCTGCGTCAGGTTGCGCGTGTCAGGGCAGGTTTGTGGGCGGTGCTCGGCGAAGAGGGTGTGGCTCTCACAACGTCTGATGGTGGCGAAACCTTTGCGCCTTATACGCCGCTGACGCAGGCGATGAAGAACAAGAATGCTTCGCTGACCGGCATGGCGATCGCCGATAACGGCATCGGTTTCGCCGTGGGTGAGGCCGGGCTCATGCTCATGACACGTGACAGCGGCAACACCTGGCGTTCGCTCGCGATGGCTGAAAGCCTGTTCTTTCAAGATGTCGCTGTTGCCCCCGACGGTATGGCGATTGCCGTGGGCCTCGACGGCCTGATACGCTATTCTCAGTTCTTGCCAGACGGCTCGGTGCAATGGCGCATTGAAAAAGGGCGCAGCGATGTCGACCTGCAGGCGGTGCGTTATTATGCGAAAGAGAGCCGGTTCTTGATCGTCGGCGACCACTACCAAATGATCATGCAGCAGCACGATGGCACCAACAACGCCGCTATGAAAGATTTCAAAATTATCCAAAAGGCCCCGATCTGGCGAAGACTCATCTCGGCAGCGGGCAATCTGCTGATTCCATTTGCGGTAATTTTTATTCTCTTCTATCTGGTATACAAAATCATACCCTACACTGCAGTCGCGGCGAAATCGGCGGCGTATGGCGCGACTTTCACTTCGATCGCCTTAGTGATCTTCATTCTCGCGTATAAGTTCTACGTCACGAATTTTTCGAAAGGCACGGCGGCGCTTTACGGTACGCTCGCCCTCGTGCCCTTAACGCTCTTGATGCTTTACGTGTCTGCTTTGATTATTCTTTTTGGGGCCGAAATAGCCTTTTTCACACAATATCCGCAGCTATTTCGCATGAGCAAAAAGAAGACACTCGACGAAAGGCATAAGCGGCAGCTGTGGTATGGCCTCAGCATTCTGCACAAGCTTGCCGACAGCTTTAACCACGGCAGAAACGATTGTACCTCAGAGATTCTGCTGAAACACTGCGGCGGCGATCAAGAAGAATTTGGCTTTATCATCGGGCGGCTGCAAGAACGGGGTTATGTGACCGAAACCGACGACCACCACTGGCTTCTCGCAATGAACCCAGACCTGATATCGGTCTCAACGCTGGTTGAAGATCTCGATCCTTCTGATTATTCGATACCCGAATACAATGCCAAGAATGCCTTTATGCGCACAACGAAAGGTTATTTCGATCAGCTTGAAGCTAACCGGGGCAAGGTTTTTCGCAAGGTGACACTTTCGCAGCTGATGGCTGAAAAGTAA
- a CDS encoding ABC1 kinase family protein: MGLVDNLKTSVSAAARVAQTSIVFARHAQFFTRVVSNPGAPETARELRRIFESLGATYIKLGQFIASAPGIFPDSYVTEMQALLDRTTPVDFADIEKVLAADLGKDYRQHFRSIEEIPLASASIAQVHAATLSTGESVVLKIQRPNIEAKMDADLGLMSFAARLLEILLPETKRVGVTDVIHELGRSMADETDFIQEAKNIADFQKFLDDTEETDVITPRVVKALSTKRVLTMSRLYGAPLTDLQVVRKYARDPRAVLEKALATWFQSLALVGFFHADVHAGNLMILEDGRIGFLDFGIVGRFSPKVFESLWMLVQGVGEKDYRMIARSLIGLDATGGGGQKVEEEKFAAELRSVFEQVNNFGKVVETAARRGERIEVDEGDLNQMILQIVGVARDNGLKIPREFALLIKQFLYFDRYAQILAPGMSVYSMGPEVQGTRGKARLLPK, translated from the coding sequence ATGGGTCTGGTCGATAACCTCAAAACTTCGGTGAGCGCCGCCGCGCGCGTGGCCCAGACTTCGATCGTCTTTGCCCGGCACGCGCAGTTTTTTACCCGCGTGGTTTCAAACCCCGGCGCCCCAGAAACTGCCCGCGAACTGCGGCGCATCTTCGAATCTCTCGGCGCGACGTATATCAAGCTCGGACAGTTTATCGCCTCTGCGCCGGGCATCTTTCCCGATTCATACGTGACCGAAATGCAGGCGCTGCTCGACCGCACGACACCGGTCGACTTTGCCGATATCGAGAAAGTACTGGCGGCAGATTTGGGCAAAGACTATCGCCAACATTTTCGCTCAATCGAAGAAATACCGCTGGCATCGGCATCGATCGCACAGGTACACGCGGCGACCTTGTCGACAGGCGAAAGTGTGGTATTGAAAATTCAGCGCCCGAACATCGAGGCCAAAATGGACGCCGACCTCGGTCTCATGTCGTTCGCAGCGCGTTTGCTCGAGATTTTGCTGCCAGAGACGAAGCGCGTCGGCGTGACCGACGTGATTCATGAACTGGGCCGTTCTATGGCCGACGAAACCGATTTTATTCAAGAAGCAAAAAATATCGCTGACTTTCAAAAGTTTCTCGACGACACCGAAGAAACCGATGTGATCACGCCGCGCGTCGTGAAGGCGCTGAGCACCAAACGTGTGCTGACGATGTCTCGCCTCTATGGCGCGCCCTTGACCGACCTGCAGGTCGTGCGCAAATATGCCCGCGACCCGCGCGCAGTGCTCGAAAAGGCGCTCGCTACCTGGTTTCAGTCGCTTGCGCTCGTCGGCTTTTTTCATGCCGACGTGCATGCAGGTAACCTCATGATTCTCGAAGATGGCCGCATCGGTTTTCTCGATTTCGGCATCGTCGGGCGGTTCAGCCCGAAGGTCTTTGAGTCATTGTGGATGCTCGTGCAGGGTGTCGGCGAAAAAGACTACCGCATGATCGCCCGCTCGCTCATCGGCCTCGACGCCACGGGCGGTGGCGGGCAGAAAGTTGAAGAAGAAAAATTCGCCGCTGAACTGCGTTCAGTCTTCGAGCAGGTGAATAACTTCGGTAAGGTTGTCGAAACCGCCGCCCGCCGGGGTGAACGCATTGAAGTCGACGAGGGCGATCTGAACCAGATGATTCTGCAGATCGTCGGGGTGGCCCGCGATAACGGACTCAAGATTCCGCGCGAGTTTGCGCTGCTGATAAAACAATTTCTCTATTTCGACCGCTATGCGCAGATTCTCGCGCCGGGCATGTCGGTGTATTCCATGGGGCCTGAAGTGCAGGGCACGCGGGGTAAGGCGCGACTATTGCCGAAATAG
- the aroQ gene encoding type II 3-dehydroquinate dehydratase yields the protein MRITVVNGPNLNMLGKRESGFYGTFTLADLEKAILDHVKGRAEVAFYQSNHEGEIITYLQNLGENDRLILNAASLTHTSIGIRDALNATKVPFVEVHISNVYAREEFRQKSYLSDIARGVIAGLGADGYLAAADYFIRNQK from the coding sequence ATGCGCATAACCGTCGTCAACGGCCCCAACCTGAATATGCTCGGCAAACGCGAATCGGGCTTTTATGGCACGTTTACACTGGCTGATCTAGAGAAGGCCATTCTCGACCATGTGAAAGGTCGCGCAGAAGTGGCTTTCTATCAATCGAACCACGAAGGTGAAATCATCACTTACCTGCAGAATCTAGGTGAAAATGACAGATTGATTCTAAACGCGGCATCGCTTACACACACGAGCATCGGCATTCGTGACGCCCTGAACGCGACAAAAGTACCGTTCGTCGAGGTACACATCAGCAACGTCTACGCGCGCGAAGAGTTTCGGCAAAAGTCATACCTCAGCGATATCGCGCGCGGCGTGATTGCCGGCCTCGGGGCCGACGGTTATCTCGCCGCAGCAGACTATTTTATCAGAAACCAGAAATAA